A genome region from Streptomyces antimycoticus includes the following:
- a CDS encoding aminotransferase class I/II-fold pyridoxal phosphate-dependent enzyme — protein sequence MACRFPGARDVNQYWRLLTEPRAQFTAVPDSRWRTATFLSDNLRDTSSAYTDTMALLPDVGHFDAAHYGIPPRRAKSMDPQGRLLIDLAREAIQDAGWEAEGFDREETSVITALTESGYRELSTMQIRMRQLTGGEFGARAGDPRWPETVRAVDGLHGSSVAGLLLNMGPNTVSSVFDLHGESYALDSACSGGLMAVANAVFALRAGRCRIALAGGAQLILAPDLLVGLCRIGAISRSGRCLPFGAEADGFVLGEGAGVLALRPLADALAAGDRVYAVIRGVGTANDGTVQGGMHPQAAGQLRALRRAYRDADLAPDAVGYLEAHGTGTTVGDPVEVGVLRELRGERGAPAFLGAVKAVVGHALNAAGIAGLVKTVLAVHRGVIPPQPDFDLADRSGLDAARLAIPTKPTGWPDPGQPRRAGVSAFGFGGTGVHLVVEECATAPARPAPDGGPHLLVLSARDRAGLARYARELAHTLADDRPPLASVADTLARRAPLAERLALVAEDAADAVTRLTAAAEAVAAGRTGDLGAGLVAGTVPPGELPEAAVPEPGSLPADARSAALAQLAQRAVTGAGLRPVGERIPPITLPPSPLAPRHHWVVDESARAPEEEDTSHALGAVGEGRTGPLGAPAAARGGGASAGSIVLEELSRTGVFPLADLTERMQLVADLGFDSLMLQELEVNIGKRIPGFRTEEIFSPDLTVERLVALVDPHLTPEPAAGAPLPQQTRADWDAASACADDFPEVRQFEERLSAIVGSGADFPYFRVHQGNIRDTTVIDGRPYLSFGSYNYLGLSGHPAVNEAVHQAVDRYGTSVSASRVLSGERELTVRLERALADFLGVPDCLALVSGHATNVTAIGHLVGARDLVVHDALAHDSILQGCALSGAARRPFPHNDIGGLEDALRRNRSRFRRVLIAVEGAYSMDGDLVDLPAVIELKRRYGALLMVDEAHSIGTVGERGRGVGEFFGVDRSGVDLWMGTLSKTFASCGGYLGGSARMVRWLRHTLPGFVYSVGLTPANAAAALAATELILAEPHRVAALRRNAELFLGLAAAAGLATGSSAHTPIVPCVLGDSARTLRVADRLFDRGVIADPIFHPAVEEGLARLRFFVTSEHREDDIRRTVAVLAEEVAAAGG from the coding sequence ATGGCCTGCCGGTTCCCGGGGGCGCGGGACGTCAACCAGTACTGGCGGCTCCTCACCGAGCCGCGGGCGCAGTTCACAGCCGTCCCCGACTCGCGGTGGCGCACCGCCACCTTCCTCAGCGACAACTTACGTGACACATCCTCGGCCTACACGGACACCATGGCCCTGCTGCCGGACGTGGGCCACTTCGACGCGGCGCACTACGGCATCCCGCCACGGCGGGCCAAATCGATGGATCCGCAGGGCCGGCTGCTGATCGACCTGGCCCGGGAGGCGATCCAGGACGCCGGATGGGAGGCCGAGGGCTTCGACCGCGAGGAGACCTCGGTGATCACGGCGCTCACCGAGAGCGGCTACCGCGAACTCAGCACCATGCAGATCCGGATGCGCCAGCTGACCGGCGGCGAGTTCGGGGCGCGGGCGGGCGACCCCCGGTGGCCGGAGACGGTCCGCGCGGTGGACGGGCTGCACGGCTCCTCCGTGGCCGGGCTGCTGCTCAACATGGGGCCGAACACCGTCAGTTCGGTCTTCGATCTGCACGGTGAGAGCTATGCGCTGGACTCGGCGTGCTCCGGTGGACTCATGGCCGTGGCCAACGCCGTGTTCGCACTGCGCGCGGGCCGCTGCCGGATCGCGCTCGCGGGCGGCGCCCAGCTGATCCTCGCCCCGGACCTGCTGGTGGGGCTGTGCCGGATCGGCGCCATCTCGCGCAGCGGCAGATGCCTGCCGTTCGGCGCGGAGGCCGATGGCTTCGTCCTGGGGGAGGGCGCCGGGGTCCTGGCGCTGCGCCCGCTGGCCGACGCGCTGGCCGCCGGTGACCGCGTCTACGCGGTGATCCGGGGCGTGGGCACGGCCAACGACGGGACCGTACAGGGCGGTATGCACCCCCAGGCGGCCGGTCAGCTCAGGGCCCTGCGCCGGGCCTACCGCGACGCGGACCTGGCCCCGGACGCGGTGGGATACCTCGAGGCGCACGGCACCGGGACCACGGTCGGCGATCCGGTCGAGGTCGGTGTGCTGCGGGAACTGCGGGGCGAGCGGGGCGCACCCGCCTTCCTCGGCGCGGTGAAGGCGGTCGTCGGGCACGCGCTCAACGCCGCGGGGATCGCCGGACTCGTCAAGACCGTACTGGCCGTGCACCGGGGGGTGATACCGCCGCAGCCGGACTTCGACCTGGCCGACCGCTCCGGACTCGACGCCGCGCGGCTGGCCATCCCGACGAAGCCGACCGGCTGGCCCGACCCCGGGCAGCCGCGCCGGGCGGGGGTGAGCGCCTTCGGCTTCGGCGGCACCGGTGTCCATCTGGTGGTGGAGGAGTGCGCCACGGCACCGGCCCGCCCCGCACCGGACGGCGGACCGCATCTGCTGGTGCTCAGCGCCCGCGACCGGGCCGGACTGGCCCGCTACGCCCGGGAGCTGGCCCACACCCTCGCCGATGACCGGCCGCCGCTGGCCAGCGTGGCGGACACCCTGGCCCGCCGGGCTCCCCTCGCCGAACGCCTCGCCCTGGTGGCGGAGGACGCCGCCGACGCCGTCACCCGGCTGACCGCGGCGGCCGAGGCGGTGGCCGCCGGCCGCACCGGGGATCTCGGGGCGGGGCTGGTGGCCGGCACCGTGCCACCCGGCGAGCTGCCGGAGGCCGCCGTGCCGGAGCCGGGCTCGCTGCCCGCGGACGCCCGTTCGGCCGCACTCGCCCAGCTCGCACAGCGCGCGGTCACCGGCGCGGGGCTTCGCCCGGTGGGGGAGCGCATACCCCCCATCACCCTGCCGCCGAGCCCGCTCGCTCCGCGCCACCACTGGGTGGTGGACGAGTCGGCGCGCGCTCCCGAGGAAGAGGACACCTCCCACGCCCTCGGGGCGGTGGGGGAGGGCCGGACCGGGCCGCTGGGCGCGCCCGCGGCGGCGCGGGGCGGCGGGGCGTCCGCCGGGTCCATCGTGCTCGAAGAGCTGTCGCGGACCGGCGTCTTCCCGCTCGCCGACTTGACCGAGCGGATGCAACTGGTGGCCGACCTCGGCTTCGACTCCCTGATGCTGCAGGAGCTGGAAGTCAACATCGGCAAGCGCATACCGGGATTCCGCACCGAGGAGATCTTCTCGCCCGACCTCACCGTGGAACGGCTGGTCGCGCTCGTTGATCCGCACCTCACACCGGAGCCGGCCGCCGGTGCGCCGCTGCCCCAGCAGACGCGGGCGGACTGGGACGCGGCGAGTGCCTGCGCCGATGACTTCCCCGAGGTGCGCCAGTTCGAGGAGCGCTTGAGCGCGATCGTCGGCAGCGGCGCGGACTTCCCGTACTTCCGCGTCCATCAGGGCAACATCCGCGATACGACCGTGATCGACGGACGGCCGTACCTGTCCTTCGGCAGCTACAACTACCTCGGGCTCTCCGGCCATCCGGCGGTCAACGAGGCCGTGCACCAGGCGGTGGACCGGTACGGCACCTCGGTCTCCGCGAGCCGGGTGCTCTCCGGCGAGCGCGAGCTGACCGTACGGCTGGAGCGGGCGCTCGCCGACTTCCTCGGCGTCCCGGACTGCCTGGCGCTGGTCAGCGGCCACGCCACCAATGTCACCGCGATAGGGCATCTCGTCGGCGCGCGGGACCTTGTGGTGCACGACGCGCTCGCCCACGACAGCATCCTCCAGGGCTGCGCCCTGTCCGGGGCGGCGCGGCGCCCCTTCCCCCACAACGACATCGGCGGGCTGGAGGACGCGCTGCGGCGCAACCGGTCCCGGTTCAGACGGGTGCTGATCGCCGTCGAGGGCGCCTACAGCATGGACGGCGACCTGGTCGACCTGCCCGCCGTGATCGAGCTGAAGCGGCGCTACGGCGCCCTGCTGATGGTCGATGAGGCGCACAGCATCGGCACGGTGGGCGAACGCGGCCGTGGCGTGGGCGAGTTCTTCGGCGTCGACCGGTCCGGTGTGGATCTGTGGATGGGCACCCTCTCCAAGACGTTCGCCAGCTGCGGCGGCTATCTCGGCGGCTCGGCCCGGATGGTGCGGTGGCTGCGGCATACGCTGCCCGGCTTCGTCTACAGCGTCGGGCTGACCCCCGCCAACGCGGCCGCGGCGCTCGCCGCCACCGAGCTGATCCTCGCGGAGCCGCACCGGGTGGCCGCCCTGCGGCGCAACGCTGAGCTCTTCCTGGGCCTGGCCGCCGCGGCCGGTCTGGCGACCGGCTCCAGCGCCCACACGCCGATCGTGCCGTGTGTGCTCGGCGACTCGGCGCGGACCCTGCGCGTCGCGGACCGGCTCTTCGACCGCGGTGTCATCGCCGATCCGATCTTCCACCCGGCCGTCGAGGAGGGGCTCGCCAGGCTGCGGTTCTTCGTCACCAGCGAGCACCGTGAGGACGACATCCGGCGCACCGTGGCGGTCCTGGCCGAGGAGGTGGCAGCCGCCGGGGGATGA
- a CDS encoding toxin: MRGANKGRSADHDRRSQLKKLRKAGARRIADLDLPEVADVAELCRYLGEVRGRPITLVPMQMPATHPCGMWVAARDEDLIFYDANTTSAHQEHIILHELGHIICCHRGAGWLDEASARLLFPNLDPDLVRDMLLRATYDDVQEQEAEIIAYLLSQRVGGTEERHGTAPAEDSGESGQGAMLSRIERTLI, translated from the coding sequence GTGAGGGGCGCCAACAAGGGACGGTCGGCCGACCACGACCGGCGCAGTCAGCTCAAGAAGCTCCGGAAGGCCGGTGCGCGGCGGATCGCCGACCTCGACCTGCCGGAGGTGGCCGATGTGGCCGAGCTCTGCCGCTATCTCGGCGAGGTCCGCGGCCGCCCCATCACGCTGGTCCCGATGCAGATGCCCGCGACGCACCCGTGCGGCATGTGGGTCGCCGCCCGCGACGAGGACCTCATCTTCTACGACGCCAACACGACCAGCGCGCATCAGGAGCACATCATCTTGCATGAGCTGGGCCACATCATCTGCTGCCATCGCGGGGCGGGTTGGCTGGACGAGGCGAGCGCCCGCCTCCTCTTCCCCAACCTCGACCCCGACCTCGTGCGTGACATGCTCCTGCGCGCGACCTACGACGACGTCCAAGAGCAGGAGGCGGAGATCATCGCCTATCTGCTCTCCCAGCGGGTGGGCGGCACCGAGGAGCGGCATGGCACCGCCCCGGCCGAGGACTCCGGGGAATCCGGACAGGGCGCCATGCTCAGCCGGATCGAACGCACCCTGATCTGA
- a CDS encoding NAD-dependent epimerase/dehydratase family protein, with protein MSLHVVIGFGPAGAATARLLAEMGHSVRVVTTSGRSPEPGIEHVALDATDSARLTEAAQGAAAIYSCAAPPYHRWASDWPPLASSLCAAAEATGAVLVILGNLYGYGPVDGPMTEELPLAATGTKGRVRAAVWEQARDLHEQGRIKAVEVRASDFFGPGVTDGGHLAARVMPKVLRGKPVSSLGDPDTPHSWSYIPDVAAALAEVAGEERAWGRAWHVPTAPAQSTREMVDRLATQAETGPVAVRRLPSAVLGLASLVSPLLRELKEVRYQFDRPFVVDASAYEAAFAVRATPVDEQVKTTVEWWRERLSTAG; from the coding sequence GTGAGCCTTCATGTCGTCATAGGATTCGGGCCCGCCGGAGCGGCCACCGCTCGGCTGCTGGCCGAAATGGGCCATTCGGTACGGGTCGTCACCACATCGGGCCGAAGCCCCGAACCGGGCATCGAGCATGTCGCGCTGGACGCGACGGACAGCGCACGACTGACCGAGGCCGCGCAGGGCGCGGCCGCCATCTACAGCTGTGCCGCACCGCCCTACCACCGCTGGGCGAGCGACTGGCCGCCGCTGGCCTCGTCGCTGTGCGCGGCCGCCGAGGCGACCGGGGCCGTCCTGGTCATCCTGGGCAACCTCTACGGCTACGGCCCGGTGGACGGCCCCATGACCGAGGAGCTGCCGCTCGCGGCGACCGGCACCAAGGGCCGGGTGCGCGCCGCCGTGTGGGAGCAGGCGCGGGACCTCCATGAGCAGGGCCGGATCAAGGCGGTCGAGGTACGGGCGTCGGACTTCTTCGGGCCCGGTGTGACCGACGGCGGGCATCTGGCCGCGCGGGTCATGCCCAAGGTGCTGCGCGGCAAGCCGGTCTCCTCGCTCGGGGACCCGGACACCCCGCACAGCTGGAGCTATATCCCCGATGTGGCCGCCGCCCTGGCCGAGGTCGCGGGCGAGGAGCGGGCCTGGGGCCGGGCCTGGCACGTACCGACGGCGCCCGCGCAATCCACCCGGGAGATGGTCGACCGCCTCGCCACGCAGGCGGAGACCGGGCCGGTCGCGGTGCGCAGGCTGCCGTCCGCCGTGCTGGGTCTGGCGTCGCTTGTCTCCCCGCTGCTGAGGGAACTGAAGGAGGTCCGCTACCAGTTCGACCGTCCGTTCGTCGTGGATGCGAGCGCCTACGAAGCCGCGTTCGCGGTGCGCGCCACTCCCGTCGACGAGCAGGTCAAGACGACGGTGGAGTGGTGGCGTGAGCGACTGTCCACCGCCGGGTGA